The genome window GCAGTCGGTGGTTCGGTGGATGGCGTGCGTTCGAAAGAAGAACGCGAGCAATGGACGGAAAACACCGAGGACCGCGTAGCCGAGGAGGAAATGCTCGAAGACCGGCTCAGCCAGCTCTCGGAGATGTGGGGCGCGTCGGGCTGCTTTCTGAACGTCGAGCCCAACTGGAACGCGCAGGAAGAGTTCATCAAGCACCGCAAGCTCACACGCGGCGATTTCCTCTACGAGAACGCGAACAAGCTGCAGCTCACGGTGCCTGTGCCGAAGGCTCGACCGCGCGCATACACCTCGCAGGCGTTCGGCTGCGTCGCGCAAACCCAGGTGCGACCGACCGAGGACGGCAAATTTCTCGCGGAGGTCACCAGCATTCGGTACTTCGCGCTGATCTCGAGAGTCGAGTCGTACCTGCCGGAGGAGACGCCCGACTCTCACCTCGCCGCCGTGCTCGGCCACGAGCAGCTCCACTTCGACATCGCCGAAGCGCTCGCCCGCCACATCAACTCGCTCGGGGAGAAGCTGCGCGCCCGCTATCGCGGCGTCGGCCGCTCACCCGAAGAGGCGGCGGGCGAGCTGCAGCTCGAGTGGGGCCAGCTGATGAAGCTCGTGCAGGAGGATTTCCGACGCCTCGAGACCGCCTATGACCGCGACACGAAACACGGCGGCTTGCCCGAGAAGCAGACGGAATGGCTGTGGCGCGTCGACGACGGCTTCGCCGCGTTCGCGCGCGGCGTGAAGCTCGCGTCGCTGAAGGGGCTCGAGTAGCGAAGGCGGGCGAGTCACCCGCCAGCGGCCGCGATGCACTCGATCTCGACGCGCGCGCCCTTCGCGAGCCCGCTCGCCCCGAGCGCGCTGCGCGCCGGCTTGTTAGGGAACGTGGCGACCCACACCTCGTTCAGCAGCGGCCACTCCGCCATGTCGAGCATGAACACGGTGCACTTCGCGACGCGGCGCAGCGAGGAGCCATTGCGCTCCAGGATCGCCGCGATGTTCGCGAGCGCCTGCCTCGTCTCCGCCTGAACGCCGCCCGGCGCGAGCTCGAGCGTGCCGGGCAGGTTGCCGATCTGACCCGAGACGAAGATCAGGTCGCCGACGCGCGCGGCCTCGGAGAACGGCAGCGCGAGCGCTTCGTGTGCGGGTGACGAGAGCAGCTCGAGCGCCGCGGGCGCGGCGCGCTCGGGCGTCGAGGCGCATCCCGCGAGCGTGGACGCCATCAGGCCAGCGGCCAACGCCCCGGACCGAACACCGATGTGCAAAGAGCTCGCGAGCATGTGCGCCTCCGGCGAGGCGCACACGGTATCCCCCTCACCCCACGAGCTGCGGCGCGAACGGCATCCTGCGCAGGCGCTTGCCCGTCGCGGCGAAGATCGCGTTCGCGAGGGCGGGCGCGATCGTGGGCGTGCCCATCTCGCCGGCGCCGGCGGGCGCGAGCGTGCTCGGGACGACGTGCACCTCGACGCGCGGCGCCTCGCGCATCGTGAGCAGCGGGTAGTCGCCGAAGTTGCTCTGCTCGATGCGGCCGTCCTTCACCGTGATCTCTTGGTGGATCGCGGCGCTCATGCCGTCGATCGTGCCGCCCATCAGCTGCGCTTCGAGGCCGAGCAGGTTGACGGGCTGGCCGACGTCGCTCACGCACACGCAGCGGTGCACGCGCAGCTCGCCGTCCGCGACTTCCACCTCGACCGCGTGCGCGGTGTAGCCGCCGAACACGAAGTGCGAGGCGATGCCGAGGCCGCGGCCGGCGGCGACGCTGCGGCCCCAGCCGATCTTCTCGGCAGCGAGGCGCGTCACGTGCGAGAGGCGGCCGGTGTCGAGCTTCGGGCCGCCGTGGCCGCGGTAGTCGAGCGAGCGCGGCTCGCCTAACAACGCGAGGCGGAACTCGACCGGGTCGCGCTTCGCGAGGTGCGCGAGCTCGTCGACGAAGCTCTGCGCCGCGAACGCGGTGAACGTCGGCACCGGCGCGCGCCACCAGCCGCGCGCGAGCTGGAAGTCGATCGCGGTGTACTCGTTCCGGAAGTTCGGCACGAGGCCCGCGGGCAGCTCGTCCTCGTCGGCGGTCGCCATCCAGATCGGCGCCTGCTCCATGCCGCGCTTGCGCCACGGAACGGGCGTCGCAGCGGTCGCGTGCCACCAACTGGTCAAGCGGCCCTCGCCGTCGAGCGTCGCGCGCATGCGGTGAGCACCGAACGGGCGGAAGTAGTCGTTCCGCAGATCATCCTCGCGCGTGTACACGACCTTGACGGGCGCGTTCACTTCTTTCGCGATCAGCACGGCCTCGGCGACCGCGTCGACCTCCGAGCGGCGCCCGAAGCCGCCGCCCGAACGGGGCATTTCGACGGCGATGTTG of Deltaproteobacteria bacterium contains these proteins:
- a CDS encoding RidA family protein yields the protein MASTLAGCASTPERAAPAALELLSSPAHEALALPFSEAARVGDLIFVSGQIGNLPGTLELAPGGVQAETRQALANIAAILERNGSSLRRVAKCTVFMLDMAEWPLLNEVWVATFPNKPARSALGASGLAKGARVEIECIAAAGG